Within the Pseudomonas oryzae genome, the region CCTTGAATCCCGCAGCGAGCAGCTGTGGTAGGCGCCCAATGTGGTCGACGTGAACGTGTGTTGCGATCAACGCACGGATATTGCCGGTATCGAAGTCGATTTGCGGTTTGTCGTTGCTACTCAGGCCGTCAACGGAGGTTTCCGCACCTTGGAACAGGCCGCAGTCGATCAGCAGGTTGTGTTGCTCGTCGAGCTGCAGTTGGTGGCAGGAACCGGTCACGCCGTTCGCGGCGCCATGGTGTGCGACTTTTGGATAGGGCATGTGGTTAGTCCATTAACGATGCGCCATCTTGACGTGCAATCAGGCACGCTACCGCCCCAGGGTTTGTCCGTCATTCCCTGAGAACGAATCTTCCATGCAGCGAATGCCTGGCGCGCGAATGCTGTGCGTCAGGCATGCCGTTTGTCATTTGTGCCGTGAGGGGGCGTCTGAGATGCACCCTGCTCCTTGGGTTGTTGCTTATCCTTTTGATTGTGACGGTTTTTTCAATCGACTGTCTGTAAGCATTTTTCCCTATTCGATTTTGCGAATGCTTGATAGTGGAACTCGGACTTTCTGGTCGCGCTGCAATATCTTCATCAGTATTACCACTCTCTCATTACCATCCATGGACAGGAAAATGGCTTCCAGCTCGGCGAAGGGGCCTTGATCGATGCGTACCTTGTCACCGGATTCGAGGAACTGATCGGGAGGGGTGGCGCTGCAGCGCCGCTGTAACTGGCTGACGAGGTTGGCGTCGATAGGTGTCGGCTGGTTACCGAAGGTCACCAGGCGGCTGACGCCGCGGGTGGAGCGCAGGGGAGCCCAGTTGTCGAGCCGGCTGAGCTGGATGAACAGGTAGCCGGGAAACAGTGACTCCTTGACCATTTGCCGCTTGCCGCGCGCGATCTTTTCGCAGGTATGCATGGGGCGGTAACAGGCATAGCCCTGGCGCACGAGGTTCTCCTCGGCGCGCTCGTCCTGACGAGGTTTGCACTGGATCAGATACCAGTCCGATTCGCCGTGCTGTGCATTGGGCTGGGTAAGAGATTCGCTCATGCGAAAGTGCTGCATCCTGGCTGGGCCGCGGACAGGGCTGTGATGGCTGATGTTCGTCGCCATCACTTACCGTGACCAATTCAACCGCCGGATTGTGCCATGCTTCCCGCCTTACACAAATATTTCAGTCCACCTTTGTGCTGGTTAACCAGACCAAAGGCCGGCTGAGTTGTCGCCCCTTCTCGGTAGGGCAGTCACTGTATGGTGGCGGAGTGCTGGAGCCGGCGCTGTCCTATGAGCGTCACAGCCTCGCGCAGCGCCTGGATCTTCAGCGGCTTGGTCAGGTAGCAGACGATGCCGAGCTCGCTGACCTGGGCCTGGTCTTCCGGCAGGGCGCCGGCGCTGATGACGATGACCGGCAGGTCGCGGGTGCGCGGGTGTCTGCGCAGGCTGCGCAGCAGGCTGTCGCCTTGCAGGCCGGGCAGGTCGATGTCGAGCAGCAGCAGTTCCGGCGGGTTCTCGGTGATCCAGTGCAGGGCCTCGAGGCCGTTCTCCATGATCTCGACGTCGGCCAGGTCGGCGAGGGCCTTCTGCACCAGTCGCTGGCTGGCGTGGTTGTCCTCGACGTACAGGGTGCGCAGCAGGGGAACGCCATGCGGCTTTTCGGCGCGTTCGCCGTGGATGTCCTTCTGCAGCGTCGGGCTGAACGGCAGTTCGATCCAGAAGGTGCTGCCGATGCCGGGCTCGCTGGTGAAGTCGAGCTTGCCGTGCATCAGTTCGGCCAGTTCGCGGCTGAGGACCAGGCCGATGCCGGTGCCCTTGATGGTGCTGTTTTCGTGGCCGAGGCGCTGGAACGGCTTGAACAGCAGCGGGCGCTTGTCCTCGCTGATGCCGTGGCCGGTATCTTCGACGATCAGGCGCAGGCTGCCGGGGGTGATCTTGTAGCTGAGCGACAGGTGGCCGTTGGGGCGGTTGTACTTCACCGCGTTGCTCAGCAGGTTGAGCAGGATCTGCCGCAGTCGGCGGGCTTCGGCGCGGACCAGCAGGCTGCCCTCGGGCAAGTGGCTTTCCAGGTGCAGATTGTGTTCGCTGGCCTGCGGGCGGATCAGCTCGATGCATTCGCTCATGATCTGCCGGGCGTCGACGATCTCCATCGTCAGGTTGGTCTTCTGCGCCTCGATGTAGGCTAGGTCGAGGATGTCGTCGACCAGCAGGCACAGGTGGTTGCTGGCGGTGAGGATTTCGCCGGTGTACTGGCTGAGGCTGCTTTCCTCCGGGCGGTCGGCCAGTTCCAGCTGGATCATCTGGGCGAAGCCCTGCACGGCGTTGAGCGGAGTACGCAGCTCGTGGCTCATGCTGGACAGGAAGCGCGTCTTGGCGATGTTGGCGGCCTGGGCCTGCTGGCTGGCCTGGCTGAGGGCTTCCTGGGTGGCCTTGAGGGCGTCGATGTCGACGTGGGTGCCGGCCAGGCGCCGGATGAAGCCGTCGGCCTCGGTATCCACGGCGCGGCCACGGCTGAGCAGCCAGTGGTAGACACCGAGAGAGTCGGCCAGGCGGTACTCGATGGTGTAGTTCTCGCTCGGCGACTGCTCGGGGTGTTCGAGGCAGGTGATTGCCTGCTCGAGGTCGTCGGGGTGGATGCGGGAATAGAAGGTATCCAGGTCCATCTGCGGGCCGTTGAGGCCGAAGCGCTCGATCAGGCGGCCCTCGATGCGGATGGTGCGCTGCTCCAGGTCGATCTCCCAGACACTCTCGGTGGTCGAGTCGAGCACCAGGCCGAGTTGCTTCTGGGCTTGCAGGCGGGTGGCTTCGCTGTGCGCCAGTTGCTGACCCATGGCGGTGGTGGCGCTGGCCATCTGGTCGAACTCGGCGATTGTCGACTCGGTGCGCTTGGGCATCCACTGGCCCTGACCGATTTGCGCCAGCATCCAGGTGATGCCGTCGATCGGCTGCTGCAGGTGGTGGCTGAGTTGGCGCGAGCGCAGCCACATGGCGGCGAAGAACAGCAGGTAGAAGATCACCAGGCCGGCGATCAGCAGGTAGCCGATCTGCTGGTAGCGCGAGGCGAGGGCGTTGGTCTTGCTGAATACCTCGGCCTCGTCGACCACGGTGATGAGCTTCCAGCCGGTTTCCGGAATGGTCGCCCAGGCGGCGAGCTTGCGCTGGCCGCCCAGATCGAGGGATTGCACGCCGGTGGCGCTGAGGCTGATGGCTTCGGCAAGGCCGCTGGTGTCCTGGCGCTTGCTGAGGTTGAAGTCGGCGGGCTTGAAGATTTCCTTGCGGATGGCTTCGTCGTAGGAGTGGTTGGTCAGCTCGCTGAGGCGCAGGTCCTGTTCGCCCTGGGGCGGCAGGGCCATGATGTTCTGCTCGGCGCTGACCAGCATGGCGTAGCCGTTCCAGGCCACCTGCAGGCCGGCGATTTCCTTGAGGATGTTGTCGACGGTGATGTCCAGGCCGGCCACCCCTTCAAGGAAGTCGCCGCGATAGACCGGGGCCAGCGCCGACATCATCCAGCCGTGGCCGGCGGGGTCGACGTAGATGTCGGTCCACACCACCTTGCGCAGCGGGTTGTGGCGGGCGTCGGCGAGGTAATAGAAGTTGTAGTTGGGGATCACCATGTCGTGCGGATACTGGTCCGGGGTGTGGAACCAGGGGTAGATCCGGTTGTAGCTGTCCCAGGTGTTGAAGTAGAGCGAGGCGACCAGTTTGTTGGCGTCCTTGAGGCTCTTCATCAACGGGTCGAGCTGGGCCAGGCGCAATACCCGGTCCATGTCCTGCTGGTTGGCCGGGGTGCTGTTGGCGTAGAAGGAGGCGGCGCGGCCGTCGTCGGTCTTGGTGTAGAGCACGCCGTCGTCGGTGCGGGCGTGGCGTTCGCGCTCGAAGCTGTCGTCGAGGTAGGTTTTCTGTTGCAGGACGTTGCCGATCTGTTCGCTGTAGACGCCGGTGAGCTTGGCGATGGCGTTCAGGCGCTCGCTGACCAGATGCGCTTCCTGCTGGGCGGCACCCTTGAGGTCGGTGAGCGCGGTCTCGCGCAGGTGTTCGATCTGTGCTTCGCGAATCGAGCTGTTGGTGAGCAGGTAGGCGGCGATCAGTACGGTTTCCACCAGAACCAGCGGGATCAGGGCGCTCTGCACGAAGGCGCGCCACATCCAGCTGCGGAGGGTGGTTTTCGGGGTTTCCTGCATACCTGTGCGCCCTTGGGGTTGATCGCGCTGGGTGGGCCAGCCTGTGGATTCGGCAGTTTAGGGATGATGCTCGCCAACGGCGTTGGCTGGGTCCGCGGATGATAATGGAAAGCCCCCGATTTGTGACGAGTTTTGCAAAATTGAGTCCGGCCGGGCTGGGGGCTTTCGACCTTGTCGAGCGAGCCCGGCCTGCTGGTGCATTCCCGCGCAGGCCGGAGCCCGTATGCCTTGTGGCGGTGGGGGCTCGTCTGTGCCGGAGCGACGGCGGGTGGTCTTGTCTGGGGTTGCCTAAGTATCTGTCAGGCAAAGTTTTTGCCTGGCGGGTTGTAAGTTGCGTGCGACTCGCTACAATGGCGCGGCCCGCTACCACGGCGGGTACGTTATGGTGGCCCTGTCGGTCCCCCCGCAATGATTAGCCGTCAACCTGGTCAGGCCCGGAAGGGAGCAGCCATAGCGGTGACATCGTGTGCCGGGGTGTGGCTGGCGGGGCCATCTCCATTTCTGGCGGGCGAAAACCTTGCCGGCCGCTTCTGCTCATGGTCTGCGGGGCGGCTCGCACGGGGCCATCTCTTGAGCGACGTCCCGTCCAGTCCCCTCGAGCGGGTGCAATTTGCCCCACGCTTCGCTAGCATGACGCCCCACGCTCAATTGCCCGCAGCGAAAGATTCGATGAGTTACCAGGTCCTCGCCCGCAAGTGGCGTCCGCGCTCGTTCCGTGAAATGGTCGGCCAGACCCATGTGCTCAAGGCCCTGATCAATGCGCTGGACAATCAGCGCCTGCACCACGCCTATCTGTTCACCGGCACCCGCGGGGTGGGCAAGACCACCATCGCGCGCATCCTGGCCAAGTGCCTGAACTGCGAGCAGGGCGTCAGTTCGACACCCTGCGGCCAGTGCTCGGTGTGTCGGGAGATCGACGAAGGCCGTTTCGTCGACCTGATCGAGGTGGACGCGGCGAGCCGCACCAAGGTCGAGGATACCCGCGAGCTGCTCGACAACGTGCAGTACGCGCCGACCCGTGGCCGCTACAAGGTCTACCTGATCGACGAAGTGCACATGCTGTCCACGCACTCGTTCAACGCGCTGCTGAAGACCCTCGAAGAGCCGCCGCCGCACGTCAAGTTCCTGCTCGCCACCACCGATCCGCAGAAGCTGCCGGTCACCATCCTCTCACGCTGCCTGCAGTTCTCGCTGAAGAACATGCCGCCCGAGCGCGTGGTGGAGCACCTGACCCACGTCCTCACCGCCGAGCAGATCCCTTTCGAGGCGGATGCCCTGTGGCTGCTGGGGCGTGCCGCCGATGGCTCGATGCGCGACGCCATGAGCCTTACCGACCAGGCGATTGCCTTCGGCGAGGGCAAGGTGCTGGCTGCCGACGTGCGCGCCATGCTCGGCACCCTCGACCATGGTCAGGTCTACGGCGTGCTGCAGGCCTTGCTGGCCGGTGATGCCCGCGCCTTGCTTGAGGCGGTGCGCCAGTTGGCCGAGCAGGGGCCGGACTGGGCTGGCGTGCTGGCCGAGATGCTCAACGTGCTGCATCGCGTGGCCATCGCCCAGGTGCTGCCGGAGGCGGTGGACAATGGCCAGGGCGATCGCGAGCGGGTACTCGGGCTGGCAGGAGCGCTGCCGGCCGAGGATGTGCAGTTCTATTACCAGATGGGCCTGATCGGTCGCCGCGATCTGCCGCTGGCGCCCGATCCGCGCAGCGGTTTCGAGATGGTGCTGCTGCGCATGCTGGCGTTCCGTCCGGCCGATGCGGCCAGGGCGCCGGATACGCCGCTAAAGACCTCGGGGATCAGTGAGGCCACGACTGATTCCGCGACGGCACCGGTGGCTGGGGCTGCCGTCGCTGCGCCTGTGCCGCCCCCGGCGTCGTTGCCTGCCGAGCCGGTCGATGTGCCTTGGGATGTCGCGCCGCAAGATCGGCCACGCCCCGAGGAGCGCATGGCTGTCGCCGCACAGGAGCCGTCCGCGCCGGTTCCGCCTCCTCCCGCGCCGGAGTTGCAACCGCAGGCGCTTGCCGCACCGGTAGCGTCTGCGGCGCCACCGGCGCATGAGCCTCCTCCGGCGAGGGGCGTCGGGGCAGCCGTACCCGCACCGGCGCCGCAGCCGCGTACGGATGCTGCTGCGCCCACGGCTGTGCCGCCGACAGTAATGGAGGAGAGCGCCGCCGAAGAGGCCGACGACGACTACGACTCGGTGGATGTGGACGCATACGCCTATCTGGAGAACATGCAGCCGGTCGACGACCGCGAGCCGGTTCAGCAGGCGCGCGAGGAAGAGCCACTGCCAGCCTCCCGCCCGGCCACCGGCCTGGCCGCCGAGTGGCTGGAGCTGTTCCCCAGGCTGGGACTGGCCGGGATGACGGCCAGCATCGCCGCCAACTGCTCGCTGGTGGCGGTGGATGGCGATCGCTGGCACCTGCACCTGGATCCCGGGCAGAGCGCGCTGTTCAACGCCGGTCAGCAGCGCCGCCTGACCGATGCGCTGAGCAGCTAT harbors:
- the rfaH gene encoding transcription/translation regulatory transformer protein RfaH codes for the protein MSESLTQPNAQHGESDWYLIQCKPRQDERAEENLVRQGYACYRPMHTCEKIARGKRQMVKESLFPGYLFIQLSRLDNWAPLRSTRGVSRLVTFGNQPTPIDANLVSQLQRRCSATPPDQFLESGDKVRIDQGPFAELEAIFLSMDGNERVVILMKILQRDQKVRVPLSSIRKIE
- a CDS encoding ATP-binding protein, with translation MQETPKTTLRSWMWRAFVQSALIPLVLVETVLIAAYLLTNSSIREAQIEHLRETALTDLKGAAQQEAHLVSERLNAIAKLTGVYSEQIGNVLQQKTYLDDSFERERHARTDDGVLYTKTDDGRAASFYANSTPANQQDMDRVLRLAQLDPLMKSLKDANKLVASLYFNTWDSYNRIYPWFHTPDQYPHDMVIPNYNFYYLADARHNPLRKVVWTDIYVDPAGHGWMMSALAPVYRGDFLEGVAGLDITVDNILKEIAGLQVAWNGYAMLVSAEQNIMALPPQGEQDLRLSELTNHSYDEAIRKEIFKPADFNLSKRQDTSGLAEAISLSATGVQSLDLGGQRKLAAWATIPETGWKLITVVDEAEVFSKTNALASRYQQIGYLLIAGLVIFYLLFFAAMWLRSRQLSHHLQQPIDGITWMLAQIGQGQWMPKRTESTIAEFDQMASATTAMGQQLAHSEATRLQAQKQLGLVLDSTTESVWEIDLEQRTIRIEGRLIERFGLNGPQMDLDTFYSRIHPDDLEQAITCLEHPEQSPSENYTIEYRLADSLGVYHWLLSRGRAVDTEADGFIRRLAGTHVDIDALKATQEALSQASQQAQAANIAKTRFLSSMSHELRTPLNAVQGFAQMIQLELADRPEESSLSQYTGEILTASNHLCLLVDDILDLAYIEAQKTNLTMEIVDARQIMSECIELIRPQASEHNLHLESHLPEGSLLVRAEARRLRQILLNLLSNAVKYNRPNGHLSLSYKITPGSLRLIVEDTGHGISEDKRPLLFKPFQRLGHENSTIKGTGIGLVLSRELAELMHGKLDFTSEPGIGSTFWIELPFSPTLQKDIHGERAEKPHGVPLLRTLYVEDNHASQRLVQKALADLADVEIMENGLEALHWITENPPELLLLDIDLPGLQGDSLLRSLRRHPRTRDLPVIVISAGALPEDQAQVSELGIVCYLTKPLKIQALREAVTLIGQRRLQHSATIQ
- the dnaX gene encoding DNA polymerase III subunit gamma/tau; protein product: MSYQVLARKWRPRSFREMVGQTHVLKALINALDNQRLHHAYLFTGTRGVGKTTIARILAKCLNCEQGVSSTPCGQCSVCREIDEGRFVDLIEVDAASRTKVEDTRELLDNVQYAPTRGRYKVYLIDEVHMLSTHSFNALLKTLEEPPPHVKFLLATTDPQKLPVTILSRCLQFSLKNMPPERVVEHLTHVLTAEQIPFEADALWLLGRAADGSMRDAMSLTDQAIAFGEGKVLAADVRAMLGTLDHGQVYGVLQALLAGDARALLEAVRQLAEQGPDWAGVLAEMLNVLHRVAIAQVLPEAVDNGQGDRERVLGLAGALPAEDVQFYYQMGLIGRRDLPLAPDPRSGFEMVLLRMLAFRPADAARAPDTPLKTSGISEATTDSATAPVAGAAVAAPVPPPASLPAEPVDVPWDVAPQDRPRPEERMAVAAQEPSAPVPPPPAPELQPQALAAPVASAAPPAHEPPPARGVGAAVPAPAPQPRTDAAAPTAVPPTVMEESAAEEADDDYDSVDVDAYAYLENMQPVDDREPVQQAREEEPLPASRPATGLAAEWLELFPRLGLAGMTASIAANCSLVAVDGDRWHLHLDPGQSALFNAGQQRRLTDALSSYHGRPLTLQIDIVRPEQETPAQAAARQRAERQRAAEASIHADPLVRQMMEQFAAVIRDGTIVPLDN